From the genome of Strigops habroptila isolate Jane chromosome 17, bStrHab1.2.pri, whole genome shotgun sequence, one region includes:
- the PRDM10 gene encoding PR domain zinc finger protein 10 isoform X4, with translation MEHHGREEMNSKEESPQVWADSAEQEQNSAQVHFVPEGGTVAQIVYSDEQDRPSQQVVYTADGTSYTSVDTSEHTLVYIHPVEATQTLFTDPSQVAYVQQDATTQQASLPVHNQVLPPMEAVDGSDPLAPLQNQMGRMETKEEDDEDEDEDEEGEDTDMDEWDPDPPRPFDPNDLWCEECNNAHPSVCPKHGPLHPIPNRPVLTRARASLPLVLYIDRFLGGVFSKRRIPKRTQFGPVEGPLVRQTELKDCYIHLKVSLEKGDRKDRDLQEDLWFELSSEALCNWMMFVRPAQNHLEQNLVAYQYGHHIYYTTIKNVEPKQELKVWYAASYAEFVNQKIHDISEEERKVLREQEKNWPCYECNRRFMSSEQLQQHLNSHDEKLDFFSRARGRGRGRGKRRFGPGRRPGRPPKFMRMEVTSENGEKCEEGTQDLLHFSSKGQFDEAGQATLNGLEQQEQTPVPPEPQSALEQQSENHPLQMQAQHDESPVPTQSTMTADDMRRAKRIRLELQNAALQHLFIRKSFRPFKCLQCGKAFREKDKLDQHLRFHGREGNCPLTCDICNKGFINSGALESHMKFHMDQKTYSCIFCPKSFDRLDLLKDHVAIHVNDGYFTCPTCKKRFPDFIQVKKHVRSFHSEKIYQCTECDKAFCRPDKLRLHMLRHSDRKDFLCSTCGKQFKRKDKLREHMQRMHNPEREAKKADRISRSKTFKPRIASTDYESFMFKCRLCMMGFRRRGMLVNHLSKRHPDMKIEEVPELTLPIIKPNRDYFCQYCDKVYKSASKRKAHILKNHPGAELPPSIRKLRPAGPGEPDPMLSTHTQLTGTIATPPVCCPHCSKQYSSKTKMVQHIRKKHPEFAQLPNTIHAPLATAVISSTPAVLTTDSTTGETVVTTDLLTQAMTEISQTLTTDYRTPQGDYQRIQYIPVSQSTTGLQQPQHIQLQVVQVAQATSPHQSQHSTVDVGQLHDPQTYTQHAIQVQHIQVTEPSPAPQASAQVGAQPLSPSSQQSQQELSPSQMQTTTSTPSQALQQQQGSAVQHTYLPSTWNSFRSYSSEIQMMTIPQGQYVITETAVGTPVTTVNTGQVKAVTQTHYVISEGQPDLEAKQNSSLSSEVQVGVSQPPAHTDTLESQTSTQQPPTQYIITTTTNGNGGSEVHITKPRTFSAEHE, from the exons gcatCATTACCGGTGCATAACCAGGTGTTACCTCCTATGGAGGCAGTGGATGGTTCTGACCCTTTAGCACCTCTGCAGAATCAAATGGGAAGGATggaaacaaaagaggaagatgacGAGGACgaagatgaggatgaagaggGGGAAGACACTGACATGGATGAATGGGATCCAGATCCACCTCGACCCTTTGATCCCAACGATTTGT GGTGTGAAGAGTGTAATAACGCGCATCCTTCCGTGTGTCCAAAGCATGGACCATTGCATCCGATCCCAAACAGGCCTGTGCTGACCAGGGCGAGAGCCAGCCTTCCCTTGGTGCTCTACATAGACAGGTTTTTGGGAGGCGTGTTCTCCAAAAGGAGGATCCCCAAACGCACACAGTTTGGACCTGTGGAAGGACCCCTGGTTAGACAAACGGAACTCAAAGACTGCTATATCCATTTGAAG GTTTCTCTTGAGAAGGGggacagaaaagacagagattTGCAAGAGGACCTGTGGTTTGAACTTTCTAGCGAGGCACTTTGTAACTGGATGATGTTTGTGCGTCCAGCTCAAAACCATTTGGAGCAGAACCTGGTTGCGTATCAGTATGGCCACCACATTTACTACACCACCATTAAAAACGTGGAGCCCAAGCAGGAACTCAAG gtgTGGTATGCTGCCTCTTATGCAGAGTTTGTGAACCAGAAGATCCACGACATAtctgaggaggaaaggaagg TTCTCAGAGAGCAAGAGAAGAACTGGCCCTGTTACGAGTGCAATCGGCGCTTCATGAGCTCAGAGCAACTCCAGCAGCACCTCAACTCCCACGATGAGAAGCTGGACTTCTTCAGCAG AGCCAGAGGCCGAGGTCGTGGCCGAGGGAAGAGGAGGTTTGGACCAGGCAGACGCCCTGGGCGCCCTCCCAAATTCATGCGTATGGAAGTGACCAGTGAAAATGGGGAGAAGTGTGAAGAAGGGACACAG gacttgctgcatttttccagCAAGGGGCAGTTTGATGAGGCCGGACAAGCCACACTGAacgggctggagcagcaggagcagactCCAGTGCCACCAGAGCCACAGTCTGCACTGGAGCAGCAGTCGGAAAACCACCCACTACAAATGCAGGCGCAGCACGACGAGAGCCCGGTGCCCACGCAGAGCACCATGACAGCAGATGACATGAGGCGAGCAAAGCGTATCAGG ctggagctgcag AATGCAGCTCTTCAGCACCTCTTCATCCGGAAATCCTTTCGCCCCTTCAAATGCCTCCAGTGTGGGAAGGCCTTTAGGGAAAAGGACAAACTGGATCAGCACCTCCGCTTCCACGGGCGGGAAGGGAACTGCCCTCTGACTTGTGACATCTGCAACAAGGGCTTCATCAACAGTGGGGCTCTTGAGAGCCACATGAAGTTCCACATGGACCAGAAAACATACTCCTGCATCTTCTGCCCTAAGTCCTTCGACCGCCTGGATCTGCTCAAAGACCACGTGGCCATCCATGTCAACGATGGCTATTTCACCTGCCCTACCTGCAAGAAACGCTTTCCAGACTTTATCCAG GTGAAGAAGCACGTCCGCAGCTTCCACTCAGAGAAGATCTACCAGTGTACAGAGTGTGACAAAGCCTTCTGCCGCCCTGACAAGCTGCGCCTCCACATGCTGCGCCACTCGGACCGCAAAGACTTCCTGTGCTCCACGTGTGGCAAGCAGTTCAAG AGGAAGGACAAGCTGCGAGAGCACATGCAGAGGATGCACAACCCAGAGAGGGAGGCCAAGAAAGCGGATCGGATCAGCCGCTCCAAGACCTTCAAACCTCGCATCGCTTCCACTGACTACGAGAGCTTCATGTTCAAGTGCAGGCTCTGCATGATGGGCTTCCGCCGCAGGGGCATGTTG GTGAATCATTTATCAAAAAGACATCCAGACATGAAAATAGAAGAGGTGCCAGAGCTCACATTGCCCATCATTAAACCCAACAGAGATTACTTCTGTCAGTACTGTGATAAG GTGTACAAGAGTGCCAGTAAACGCAAAGCACACATCCTGAAGAACCATCCTGGTGCTGAGCTACCTCCAAGCATCCGGAAGCTGCGTCCTGCAGGCCCAGGAGAGCCGGATCCGATGCTGAGCACCCACACCCAGCTCACAGGCACCATTGCCACCCCTCCAGTCTGCTGTCCTCACTGTTCCAAGCAGTACAGCAGCAAG ACAAAGATGGTCCAGCACATTCGCAAGAAGCACCCAGAGTTTGCTCAGCTCCCGAACACGATCCATGCGCCGCTGGCAACCGCTGTCATCAGCTCCACTCCTGCTGTTCTAACCACCGACAGCACTACTGGAGAGACTGTTGTG ACAACAGATTTACTGACCCAGGCAATGACAGAGATATCCCAGACCCTCACCACAGACTACCGGACTCCCCAGGGAGATTACCAGCGGATCCAGTACATCCCAGTGTCTCAATCCACAACTGGcttgcagcagcctcagcacatCCAGCTGCAGGTTGTGCAAGTGGCCCAG gctacctCACCTCACCAGTCCCAGCACTCCACAGTGGACGTTGGGCAGCTTCACGACCCCCAGACCTACACCCAACATGCTATCCAGGTGCAGCACATCCAGGTCACAGAGCCTTCGCCAGCACCTCAGGCATCAGCACAG GTTGGGGCTCAGCCTTTGAGTCCCTCCTCACAACAATCTcagcaggagctcagccccTCACAGATGCAGACAACTACATCGACACCAAGCCAagccctccagcagcagcagggatctGCAGTCCAGCACACCTACCTTCCCAGCACATGGAACTCGTTTCGGAGCTACT catCTGAGATCCAGATGATGACCATTCCCCAAGGCCAGTACGTGATCACAGAGACTGCTGTAGGTACACCAGTCACCACTGTCAACACGGGGCAGGTGAAAGCAGTTACTCAG ACTCACTATGTGATATCTGAAGGTCAGCCTGATCTGGAAGCCAAACAAAACTCTTCGCTCTCCAGTGAGGTCCAGGTCGGTGTTTCCCAGCCCCCAGCCCACACGGATACCTTGGAATCCCAAACAAGCACTCAGCAGCCCCCCACCCAGTACATCATCACTACGACCACCAACGGGAACGGCGGCAGCGAGGTGCACATCACTAAACCCAGAACTTTCTCAGCAGAACATGAATGA
- the PRDM10 gene encoding PR domain zinc finger protein 10 isoform X5, with the protein MEHHGREEMNSKEESPQVWADSAEQEQNSAQVHFVPEGGTVAQIVYSDEQDRPSQQVVYTADGTSYTSVDTSEHTLVYIHPVEATQTLFTDPSQVAYVQQDATTQQASLPVHNQVLPPMEAVDGSDPLAPLQNQMGRMETKEEDDEDEDEDEEGEDTDMDEWDPDPPRPFDPNDLWCEECNNAHPSVCPKHGPLHPIPNRPVLTRARASLPLVLYIDRFLGGVFSKRRIPKRTQFGPVEGPLVRQTELKDCYIHLKVSLEKGDRKDRDLQEDLWFELSSEALCNWMMFVRPAQNHLEQNLVAYQYGHHIYYTTIKNVEPKQELKVWYAASYAEFVNQKIHDISEEERKVLREQEKNWPCYECNRRFMSSEQLQQHLNSHDEKLDFFSRARGRGRGRGKRRFGPGRRPGRPPKFMRMEVTSENGEKCEEGTQDLLHFSSKGQFDEAGQATLNGLEQQEQTPVPPEPQSALEQQSENHPLQMQAQHDESPVPTQSTMTADDMRRAKRIRNAALQHLFIRKSFRPFKCLQCGKAFREKDKLDQHLRFHGREGNCPLTCDICNKGFINSGALESHMKFHMDQKTYSCIFCPKSFDRLDLLKDHVAIHVNDGYFTCPTCKKRFPDFIQVKKHVRSFHSEKIYQCTECDKAFCRPDKLRLHMLRHSDRKDFLCSTCGKQFKRKDKLREHMQRMHNPEREAKKADRISRSKTFKPRIASTDYESFMFKCRLCMMGFRRRGMLVNHLSKRHPDMKIEEVPELTLPIIKPNRDYFCQYCDKVYKSASKRKAHILKNHPGAELPPSIRKLRPAGPGEPDPMLSTHTQLTGTIATPPVCCPHCSKQYSSKTKMVQHIRKKHPEFAQLPNTIHAPLATAVISSTPAVLTTDSTTGETVVTTDLLTQAMTEISQTLTTDYRTPQGDYQRIQYIPVSQSTTGLQQPQHIQLQVVQVAQATSPHQSQHSTVDVGQLHDPQTYTQHAIQVQHIQVTEPSPAPQASAQVGAQPLSPSSQQSQQELSPSQMQTTTSTPSQALQQQQGSAVQHTYLPSTWNSFRSYSSEIQMMTIPQGQYVITETAVGTPVTTVNTGQVKAVTQTHYVISEGQPDLEAKQNSSLSSEVQVGVSQPPAHTDTLESQTSTQQPPTQYIITTTTNGNGGSEVHITKPRTFSAEHE; encoded by the exons gcatCATTACCGGTGCATAACCAGGTGTTACCTCCTATGGAGGCAGTGGATGGTTCTGACCCTTTAGCACCTCTGCAGAATCAAATGGGAAGGATggaaacaaaagaggaagatgacGAGGACgaagatgaggatgaagaggGGGAAGACACTGACATGGATGAATGGGATCCAGATCCACCTCGACCCTTTGATCCCAACGATTTGT GGTGTGAAGAGTGTAATAACGCGCATCCTTCCGTGTGTCCAAAGCATGGACCATTGCATCCGATCCCAAACAGGCCTGTGCTGACCAGGGCGAGAGCCAGCCTTCCCTTGGTGCTCTACATAGACAGGTTTTTGGGAGGCGTGTTCTCCAAAAGGAGGATCCCCAAACGCACACAGTTTGGACCTGTGGAAGGACCCCTGGTTAGACAAACGGAACTCAAAGACTGCTATATCCATTTGAAG GTTTCTCTTGAGAAGGGggacagaaaagacagagattTGCAAGAGGACCTGTGGTTTGAACTTTCTAGCGAGGCACTTTGTAACTGGATGATGTTTGTGCGTCCAGCTCAAAACCATTTGGAGCAGAACCTGGTTGCGTATCAGTATGGCCACCACATTTACTACACCACCATTAAAAACGTGGAGCCCAAGCAGGAACTCAAG gtgTGGTATGCTGCCTCTTATGCAGAGTTTGTGAACCAGAAGATCCACGACATAtctgaggaggaaaggaagg TTCTCAGAGAGCAAGAGAAGAACTGGCCCTGTTACGAGTGCAATCGGCGCTTCATGAGCTCAGAGCAACTCCAGCAGCACCTCAACTCCCACGATGAGAAGCTGGACTTCTTCAGCAG AGCCAGAGGCCGAGGTCGTGGCCGAGGGAAGAGGAGGTTTGGACCAGGCAGACGCCCTGGGCGCCCTCCCAAATTCATGCGTATGGAAGTGACCAGTGAAAATGGGGAGAAGTGTGAAGAAGGGACACAG gacttgctgcatttttccagCAAGGGGCAGTTTGATGAGGCCGGACAAGCCACACTGAacgggctggagcagcaggagcagactCCAGTGCCACCAGAGCCACAGTCTGCACTGGAGCAGCAGTCGGAAAACCACCCACTACAAATGCAGGCGCAGCACGACGAGAGCCCGGTGCCCACGCAGAGCACCATGACAGCAGATGACATGAGGCGAGCAAAGCGTATCAGG AATGCAGCTCTTCAGCACCTCTTCATCCGGAAATCCTTTCGCCCCTTCAAATGCCTCCAGTGTGGGAAGGCCTTTAGGGAAAAGGACAAACTGGATCAGCACCTCCGCTTCCACGGGCGGGAAGGGAACTGCCCTCTGACTTGTGACATCTGCAACAAGGGCTTCATCAACAGTGGGGCTCTTGAGAGCCACATGAAGTTCCACATGGACCAGAAAACATACTCCTGCATCTTCTGCCCTAAGTCCTTCGACCGCCTGGATCTGCTCAAAGACCACGTGGCCATCCATGTCAACGATGGCTATTTCACCTGCCCTACCTGCAAGAAACGCTTTCCAGACTTTATCCAG GTGAAGAAGCACGTCCGCAGCTTCCACTCAGAGAAGATCTACCAGTGTACAGAGTGTGACAAAGCCTTCTGCCGCCCTGACAAGCTGCGCCTCCACATGCTGCGCCACTCGGACCGCAAAGACTTCCTGTGCTCCACGTGTGGCAAGCAGTTCAAG AGGAAGGACAAGCTGCGAGAGCACATGCAGAGGATGCACAACCCAGAGAGGGAGGCCAAGAAAGCGGATCGGATCAGCCGCTCCAAGACCTTCAAACCTCGCATCGCTTCCACTGACTACGAGAGCTTCATGTTCAAGTGCAGGCTCTGCATGATGGGCTTCCGCCGCAGGGGCATGTTG GTGAATCATTTATCAAAAAGACATCCAGACATGAAAATAGAAGAGGTGCCAGAGCTCACATTGCCCATCATTAAACCCAACAGAGATTACTTCTGTCAGTACTGTGATAAG GTGTACAAGAGTGCCAGTAAACGCAAAGCACACATCCTGAAGAACCATCCTGGTGCTGAGCTACCTCCAAGCATCCGGAAGCTGCGTCCTGCAGGCCCAGGAGAGCCGGATCCGATGCTGAGCACCCACACCCAGCTCACAGGCACCATTGCCACCCCTCCAGTCTGCTGTCCTCACTGTTCCAAGCAGTACAGCAGCAAG ACAAAGATGGTCCAGCACATTCGCAAGAAGCACCCAGAGTTTGCTCAGCTCCCGAACACGATCCATGCGCCGCTGGCAACCGCTGTCATCAGCTCCACTCCTGCTGTTCTAACCACCGACAGCACTACTGGAGAGACTGTTGTG ACAACAGATTTACTGACCCAGGCAATGACAGAGATATCCCAGACCCTCACCACAGACTACCGGACTCCCCAGGGAGATTACCAGCGGATCCAGTACATCCCAGTGTCTCAATCCACAACTGGcttgcagcagcctcagcacatCCAGCTGCAGGTTGTGCAAGTGGCCCAG gctacctCACCTCACCAGTCCCAGCACTCCACAGTGGACGTTGGGCAGCTTCACGACCCCCAGACCTACACCCAACATGCTATCCAGGTGCAGCACATCCAGGTCACAGAGCCTTCGCCAGCACCTCAGGCATCAGCACAG GTTGGGGCTCAGCCTTTGAGTCCCTCCTCACAACAATCTcagcaggagctcagccccTCACAGATGCAGACAACTACATCGACACCAAGCCAagccctccagcagcagcagggatctGCAGTCCAGCACACCTACCTTCCCAGCACATGGAACTCGTTTCGGAGCTACT catCTGAGATCCAGATGATGACCATTCCCCAAGGCCAGTACGTGATCACAGAGACTGCTGTAGGTACACCAGTCACCACTGTCAACACGGGGCAGGTGAAAGCAGTTACTCAG ACTCACTATGTGATATCTGAAGGTCAGCCTGATCTGGAAGCCAAACAAAACTCTTCGCTCTCCAGTGAGGTCCAGGTCGGTGTTTCCCAGCCCCCAGCCCACACGGATACCTTGGAATCCCAAACAAGCACTCAGCAGCCCCCCACCCAGTACATCATCACTACGACCACCAACGGGAACGGCGGCAGCGAGGTGCACATCACTAAACCCAGAACTTTCTCAGCAGAACATGAATGA
- the PRDM10 gene encoding PR domain zinc finger protein 10 isoform X6 yields MEHHGREEMNSKEESPQVWADSAEQEQNSAQVHFVPEGGTVAQIVYSDEQDRPSQQVVYTADGTSYTSVDTSEHTLVYIHPVEATQASLPVHNQVLPPMEAVDGSDPLAPLQNQMGRMETKEEDDEDEDEDEEGEDTDMDEWDPDPPRPFDPNDLWCEECNNAHPSVCPKHGPLHPIPNRPVLTRARASLPLVLYIDRFLGGVFSKRRIPKRTQFGPVEGPLVRQTELKDCYIHLKVSLEKGDRKDRDLQEDLWFELSSEALCNWMMFVRPAQNHLEQNLVAYQYGHHIYYTTIKNVEPKQELKVWYAASYAEFVNQKIHDISEEERKVLREQEKNWPCYECNRRFMSSEQLQQHLNSHDEKLDFFSRARGRGRGRGKRRFGPGRRPGRPPKFMRMEVTSENGEKCEEGTQDLLHFSSKGQFDEAGQATLNGLEQQEQTPVPPEPQSALEQQSENHPLQMQAQHDESPVPTQSTMTADDMRRAKRIRLELQNAALQHLFIRKSFRPFKCLQCGKAFREKDKLDQHLRFHGREGNCPLTCDICNKGFINSGALESHMKFHMDQKTYSCIFCPKSFDRLDLLKDHVAIHVNDGYFTCPTCKKRFPDFIQVKKHVRSFHSEKIYQCTECDKAFCRPDKLRLHMLRHSDRKDFLCSTCGKQFKRKDKLREHMQRMHNPEREAKKADRISRSKTFKPRIASTDYESFMFKCRLCMMGFRRRGMLVNHLSKRHPDMKIEEVPELTLPIIKPNRDYFCQYCDKVYKSASKRKAHILKNHPGAELPPSIRKLRPAGPGEPDPMLSTHTQLTGTIATPPVCCPHCSKQYSSKTKMVQHIRKKHPEFAQLPNTIHAPLATAVISSTPAVLTTDSTTGETVVTTDLLTQAMTEISQTLTTDYRTPQGDYQRIQYIPVSQSTTGLQQPQHIQLQVVQVAQATSPHQSQHSTVDVGQLHDPQTYTQHAIQVQHIQVTEPSPAPQASAQVGAQPLSPSSQQSQQELSPSQMQTTTSTPSQALQQQQGSAVQHTYLPSTWNSFRSYSSEIQMMTIPQGQYVITETAVGTPVTTVNTGQVKAVTQTHYVISEGQPDLEAKQNSSLSSEVQVGVSQPPAHTDTLESQTSTQQPPTQYIITTTTNGNGGSEVHITKPRTFSAEHE; encoded by the exons gcatCATTACCGGTGCATAACCAGGTGTTACCTCCTATGGAGGCAGTGGATGGTTCTGACCCTTTAGCACCTCTGCAGAATCAAATGGGAAGGATggaaacaaaagaggaagatgacGAGGACgaagatgaggatgaagaggGGGAAGACACTGACATGGATGAATGGGATCCAGATCCACCTCGACCCTTTGATCCCAACGATTTGT GGTGTGAAGAGTGTAATAACGCGCATCCTTCCGTGTGTCCAAAGCATGGACCATTGCATCCGATCCCAAACAGGCCTGTGCTGACCAGGGCGAGAGCCAGCCTTCCCTTGGTGCTCTACATAGACAGGTTTTTGGGAGGCGTGTTCTCCAAAAGGAGGATCCCCAAACGCACACAGTTTGGACCTGTGGAAGGACCCCTGGTTAGACAAACGGAACTCAAAGACTGCTATATCCATTTGAAG GTTTCTCTTGAGAAGGGggacagaaaagacagagattTGCAAGAGGACCTGTGGTTTGAACTTTCTAGCGAGGCACTTTGTAACTGGATGATGTTTGTGCGTCCAGCTCAAAACCATTTGGAGCAGAACCTGGTTGCGTATCAGTATGGCCACCACATTTACTACACCACCATTAAAAACGTGGAGCCCAAGCAGGAACTCAAG gtgTGGTATGCTGCCTCTTATGCAGAGTTTGTGAACCAGAAGATCCACGACATAtctgaggaggaaaggaagg TTCTCAGAGAGCAAGAGAAGAACTGGCCCTGTTACGAGTGCAATCGGCGCTTCATGAGCTCAGAGCAACTCCAGCAGCACCTCAACTCCCACGATGAGAAGCTGGACTTCTTCAGCAG AGCCAGAGGCCGAGGTCGTGGCCGAGGGAAGAGGAGGTTTGGACCAGGCAGACGCCCTGGGCGCCCTCCCAAATTCATGCGTATGGAAGTGACCAGTGAAAATGGGGAGAAGTGTGAAGAAGGGACACAG gacttgctgcatttttccagCAAGGGGCAGTTTGATGAGGCCGGACAAGCCACACTGAacgggctggagcagcaggagcagactCCAGTGCCACCAGAGCCACAGTCTGCACTGGAGCAGCAGTCGGAAAACCACCCACTACAAATGCAGGCGCAGCACGACGAGAGCCCGGTGCCCACGCAGAGCACCATGACAGCAGATGACATGAGGCGAGCAAAGCGTATCAGG ctggagctgcag AATGCAGCTCTTCAGCACCTCTTCATCCGGAAATCCTTTCGCCCCTTCAAATGCCTCCAGTGTGGGAAGGCCTTTAGGGAAAAGGACAAACTGGATCAGCACCTCCGCTTCCACGGGCGGGAAGGGAACTGCCCTCTGACTTGTGACATCTGCAACAAGGGCTTCATCAACAGTGGGGCTCTTGAGAGCCACATGAAGTTCCACATGGACCAGAAAACATACTCCTGCATCTTCTGCCCTAAGTCCTTCGACCGCCTGGATCTGCTCAAAGACCACGTGGCCATCCATGTCAACGATGGCTATTTCACCTGCCCTACCTGCAAGAAACGCTTTCCAGACTTTATCCAG GTGAAGAAGCACGTCCGCAGCTTCCACTCAGAGAAGATCTACCAGTGTACAGAGTGTGACAAAGCCTTCTGCCGCCCTGACAAGCTGCGCCTCCACATGCTGCGCCACTCGGACCGCAAAGACTTCCTGTGCTCCACGTGTGGCAAGCAGTTCAAG AGGAAGGACAAGCTGCGAGAGCACATGCAGAGGATGCACAACCCAGAGAGGGAGGCCAAGAAAGCGGATCGGATCAGCCGCTCCAAGACCTTCAAACCTCGCATCGCTTCCACTGACTACGAGAGCTTCATGTTCAAGTGCAGGCTCTGCATGATGGGCTTCCGCCGCAGGGGCATGTTG GTGAATCATTTATCAAAAAGACATCCAGACATGAAAATAGAAGAGGTGCCAGAGCTCACATTGCCCATCATTAAACCCAACAGAGATTACTTCTGTCAGTACTGTGATAAG GTGTACAAGAGTGCCAGTAAACGCAAAGCACACATCCTGAAGAACCATCCTGGTGCTGAGCTACCTCCAAGCATCCGGAAGCTGCGTCCTGCAGGCCCAGGAGAGCCGGATCCGATGCTGAGCACCCACACCCAGCTCACAGGCACCATTGCCACCCCTCCAGTCTGCTGTCCTCACTGTTCCAAGCAGTACAGCAGCAAG ACAAAGATGGTCCAGCACATTCGCAAGAAGCACCCAGAGTTTGCTCAGCTCCCGAACACGATCCATGCGCCGCTGGCAACCGCTGTCATCAGCTCCACTCCTGCTGTTCTAACCACCGACAGCACTACTGGAGAGACTGTTGTG ACAACAGATTTACTGACCCAGGCAATGACAGAGATATCCCAGACCCTCACCACAGACTACCGGACTCCCCAGGGAGATTACCAGCGGATCCAGTACATCCCAGTGTCTCAATCCACAACTGGcttgcagcagcctcagcacatCCAGCTGCAGGTTGTGCAAGTGGCCCAG gctacctCACCTCACCAGTCCCAGCACTCCACAGTGGACGTTGGGCAGCTTCACGACCCCCAGACCTACACCCAACATGCTATCCAGGTGCAGCACATCCAGGTCACAGAGCCTTCGCCAGCACCTCAGGCATCAGCACAG GTTGGGGCTCAGCCTTTGAGTCCCTCCTCACAACAATCTcagcaggagctcagccccTCACAGATGCAGACAACTACATCGACACCAAGCCAagccctccagcagcagcagggatctGCAGTCCAGCACACCTACCTTCCCAGCACATGGAACTCGTTTCGGAGCTACT catCTGAGATCCAGATGATGACCATTCCCCAAGGCCAGTACGTGATCACAGAGACTGCTGTAGGTACACCAGTCACCACTGTCAACACGGGGCAGGTGAAAGCAGTTACTCAG ACTCACTATGTGATATCTGAAGGTCAGCCTGATCTGGAAGCCAAACAAAACTCTTCGCTCTCCAGTGAGGTCCAGGTCGGTGTTTCCCAGCCCCCAGCCCACACGGATACCTTGGAATCCCAAACAAGCACTCAGCAGCCCCCCACCCAGTACATCATCACTACGACCACCAACGGGAACGGCGGCAGCGAGGTGCACATCACTAAACCCAGAACTTTCTCAGCAGAACATGAATGA